One region of Rhodophyticola sp. CCM32 genomic DNA includes:
- a CDS encoding sensor histidine kinase — protein sequence MIAEILIFVPSIARFREDYLLNRLERAQIASLALLATDGMIEDDLEDELLENAEVLNVVLRRDQVRQLILSTDHIPPVAYSFDLRDAPAWQLIRDAMVRISTPENQTIRVIGEPVREAGLLIEVTMYTEPLRDALIDYGLRILWLSLVISVVTAALLFLSVRKFLVVPIKRVVSHMMSYAEAPEDARRIIKPAAGVTELHDAETALQSLQTQLTGALRQRERLAQLGEAVAKISHDLRNILTVATLMADRLETIDDPTVKRTTPKLVASLSRAVNLCEGTLAFGRAEEPPPALARVDLHELIHDMVENERLAVTDDQVEIIADVPPGTIARADSEQLYRVLGNLVRNARQVIVSTGQAGQVCVSAAEDADGWWIKVRDTGPGLPQKALDHLFQPFHGGARAGGTGLGLAIAAELIRGHGGKLELEDTGPDGTCFRIHLPATGVV from the coding sequence ATGATTGCAGAGATCCTGATTTTTGTGCCCTCCATCGCGCGGTTCCGTGAAGATTACCTGCTGAACCGGCTGGAACGGGCGCAGATCGCATCGCTGGCGCTGCTGGCAACCGATGGGATGATCGAGGATGATCTGGAAGATGAACTGCTGGAGAATGCCGAGGTTCTGAACGTCGTGCTGCGTCGTGATCAGGTGCGTCAGTTGATCCTGTCCACGGATCATATCCCACCCGTGGCGTACAGTTTTGACCTGCGCGACGCCCCCGCCTGGCAGTTGATCCGTGATGCGATGGTACGCATCAGCACCCCCGAAAACCAGACAATCCGCGTGATCGGCGAACCGGTGCGCGAGGCGGGTTTGCTGATCGAAGTCACTATGTATACCGAACCGTTGCGCGATGCGCTGATCGACTATGGCCTGCGTATCCTGTGGCTGTCGCTGGTGATTTCAGTGGTGACGGCAGCACTGTTGTTCCTGTCGGTGCGCAAGTTTCTGGTGGTGCCGATCAAACGGGTGGTTTCCCATATGATGTCATATGCCGAGGCCCCGGAAGACGCCCGCCGGATCATCAAGCCCGCCGCAGGCGTGACCGAATTACACGACGCGGAAACCGCCCTGCAATCGCTGCAAACCCAACTGACCGGCGCGCTGCGGCAACGCGAGCGGCTGGCACAACTGGGCGAGGCCGTGGCCAAGATCAGCCATGATCTGCGCAATATCCTGACTGTCGCGACCCTGATGGCCGACAGGTTGGAAACCATCGACGACCCGACCGTGAAACGCACCACCCCCAAGCTGGTCGCATCGCTTAGCCGGGCGGTGAACCTTTGCGAGGGCACGCTGGCCTTTGGCCGCGCCGAAGAACCGCCACCCGCGCTTGCCCGGGTGGATCTGCACGAACTGATCCATGATATGGTCGAAAATGAACGTCTGGCCGTGACCGATGACCAGGTCGAGATCATCGCCGATGTGCCCCCGGGCACCATTGCGCGCGCGGATTCCGAACAACTTTACCGCGTCCTGGGAAATCTGGTGCGCAATGCACGCCAGGTGATCGTCTCTACCGGGCAAGCCGGGCAGGTCTGCGTCAGCGCCGCAGAAGATGCCGATGGCTGGTGGATCAAAGTGCGGGACACCGGCCCGGGCCTGCCGCAGAAAGCGCTGGACCACCTGTTCCAGCCCTTCCATGGCGGTGCACGGGCCGGGGGTACAGGCCTGGGTCTGGCCATCGCCGCCGAGCTGATCCGCGGCCATGGCGGCAAGCTGGAACTGGAAGATACAGGCCCCGACGGCACCTGTTTTCGTATCCACCTGCCCGCCACCGGCGTGGTCTGA
- a CDS encoding DNA cytosine methyltransferase yields MFDFAAKNCSRPIFIDLFAGAGGLSEGFVRAGFDPVAHVEADPGAAYTLRTREAFHLLRVRGNLSAYDAYLSGQLKRSELYSLAFPSGSNSVINDTIGRESLAKIFERLDARIGARRLDLIVGGPPCQAYSLVGRARSEQKMIGDQRNYLFVYYAEFLRRYRPKFFIFENVVGLLTAHEIDGTRYFDMMLPLFKELGYSIEHKIIAADEHGIPQKRKRVILVGRRGRKGGFFPELEKVSADFLVKDAIGDLPSLHAGKGKPSIISLKKPPSRWLAESGLLAKGGGTTWHVARPHNSRDLRIFKKVVNKWNKNGKRLSYNDLPESLKTHNNRSSFLDRFKVVAADLPASHTVVAHISKDGNYYIHPDNAQNRSLTPREAARLQTFPDDFYFESVSGEPSRTSAFMQIGNAVPVLLAEKIARKLVESWS; encoded by the coding sequence ATGTTTGATTTCGCAGCAAAAAATTGCAGTAGACCTATTTTTATTGATCTTTTCGCTGGAGCGGGCGGACTTTCTGAAGGTTTTGTTCGTGCTGGCTTCGATCCTGTCGCTCATGTTGAAGCTGATCCTGGTGCAGCCTACACCCTACGCACTAGAGAGGCGTTCCATCTCTTGAGAGTTCGCGGCAATCTCTCCGCCTACGATGCTTATCTATCGGGTCAACTTAAAAGAAGCGAACTTTATTCGCTGGCGTTTCCGTCCGGTTCAAATTCAGTCATCAACGACACTATCGGGAGGGAAAGTCTAGCAAAGATCTTTGAACGGCTAGACGCTCGGATTGGTGCAAGGAGGTTAGATCTAATTGTCGGAGGGCCACCATGCCAAGCATATTCACTGGTCGGACGAGCGCGTTCTGAGCAAAAAATGATCGGCGATCAACGGAATTACTTGTTTGTCTACTATGCTGAATTTTTGAGACGGTATCGACCAAAGTTCTTCATCTTTGAAAACGTTGTTGGATTGCTGACCGCACATGAAATCGACGGTACACGGTACTTCGATATGATGTTGCCGCTTTTCAAGGAGCTTGGATATTCAATCGAGCATAAAATCATCGCCGCCGACGAGCACGGGATTCCTCAGAAGCGAAAAAGAGTGATTCTCGTTGGAAGAAGAGGACGAAAAGGCGGCTTCTTTCCTGAGCTTGAGAAAGTCTCTGCTGACTTCTTAGTCAAGGATGCAATCGGCGACTTGCCATCATTGCATGCAGGGAAAGGGAAACCTTCTATCATATCCCTGAAGAAACCTCCCAGCCGCTGGTTGGCGGAATCAGGCTTACTCGCAAAAGGCGGAGGTACGACCTGGCACGTTGCGCGCCCACACAATTCGAGAGACCTAAGAATTTTCAAGAAAGTAGTTAACAAATGGAACAAAAACGGGAAAAGGCTGAGTTACAACGACCTGCCTGAGAGTCTGAAGACTCACAATAACCGAAGCTCGTTTCTTGATCGTTTTAAGGTCGTTGCGGCAGACTTGCCAGCGTCACACACTGTGGTTGCCCACATTTCAAAGGATGGAAACTACTACATCCATCCAGACAATGCGCAAAACAGATCACTGACACCTAGAGAGGCGGCAAGGCTGCAAACCTTTCCCGACGACTTCTATTTCGAGAGTGTAAGTGGCGAACCAAGCCGAACTTCGGCATTCATGCAAATTGGAAATGCCGTGCCTGTGCTGTTAGCTGAAAAAATTGCACGGAAACTTGTGGAGAGCTGGTCATGA
- a CDS encoding sensor histidine kinase: MNEDSVFSIRPAGRHILTIGRDLIQDPYAAVVELVKNAFDADSEFVEVEFKADTEAQEYRIIISDGGHGMSRSDVVERWMVPSTDDKLKRKISPSGRVLQGRKGVGRFAASILGDDLLLETTTEKGETTSVFVEWATFEDASYLDQVELLIDTEKSNSKPGTVLTIKGSSAGLEEWNDAQFRRLMYELRKLTPPTAAVSGVDLKQEKFDIRLKISGFEGVQDTEETIESFPILEFYDYMISGYVDENGIGELIYSTQKIENASEERFSVDFSGFFESPCGALHFDIRVYDRDKNDIDQIIRRGLKDKDGNYLGNLAARQLLNFNNGIGVYRNGFRIRPLGDAQFDWLRLNQKRVQNPSRKIGGNQVIGFVHIESEERSGLVEKSARDGLKENAAYERLIDVTTKVIEELETRRFALRRSLDLGKPKSRVEKQIQQLFSDDHIRADVVKRLELAGIGEGVTKEISDILARDMAAKNKAAESIRQTVAVYQGQATLGKIVNVVLHEGRRPLNFFKNQVPNLEYWAGIFSDNPTPENLEQVLPIAKELGHNAEVFTQLFERLDPLAAGKRAEARPFNMSEVLNGSLQVFKNSLAELGVDADVVGPVDFELLGWKQDFYAIFTNLIDNSVYWFSEKGTKVPSITIRFEISESSLIFIDYRDNGPGIDKSLIESEVIFDPEFSTKRDGTGLGLAIAGEAASRNGLELNVLESDQGAYFRLQPENGE; this comes from the coding sequence ATGAATGAAGACAGTGTATTCTCTATTCGACCTGCAGGGCGTCACATCTTAACTATCGGTCGTGATCTTATTCAGGACCCTTATGCTGCCGTTGTTGAACTGGTTAAGAACGCCTTCGACGCGGATTCGGAATTCGTCGAGGTCGAGTTTAAGGCGGACACCGAGGCGCAGGAATACAGAATCATCATTTCGGATGGCGGCCACGGAATGTCGAGGTCAGATGTTGTGGAAAGGTGGATGGTCCCATCTACCGACGACAAGCTGAAGCGAAAGATCAGCCCCAGCGGCCGAGTTCTCCAGGGTAGAAAAGGAGTCGGTCGGTTCGCAGCTTCAATATTGGGTGACGATCTGCTTTTGGAAACCACCACTGAGAAAGGCGAGACGACCTCTGTATTTGTGGAATGGGCCACCTTTGAAGACGCGAGCTATCTGGACCAGGTGGAATTGCTAATTGATACTGAGAAGTCCAACTCCAAACCCGGTACAGTACTTACGATTAAGGGTAGTAGTGCCGGGTTGGAAGAATGGAACGATGCTCAGTTTCGCCGTCTGATGTATGAGTTGCGAAAGCTGACGCCTCCAACGGCAGCTGTATCTGGCGTGGATCTGAAACAAGAGAAATTTGATATCAGATTGAAAATTTCTGGTTTCGAAGGTGTTCAAGATACAGAAGAAACTATCGAGTCATTCCCGATTCTAGAATTCTATGACTACATGATTTCTGGTTATGTGGACGAAAACGGTATTGGTGAACTCATCTATTCCACGCAAAAAATCGAAAATGCCAGCGAGGAAAGGTTTTCAGTTGATTTTTCGGGCTTTTTTGAGAGCCCATGTGGGGCCCTTCACTTCGATATACGGGTTTATGATCGAGATAAGAACGACATCGATCAGATCATTCGAAGAGGGCTAAAAGATAAAGACGGCAACTACCTGGGCAACCTGGCCGCTCGGCAACTACTCAATTTCAATAACGGTATCGGTGTTTATAGAAACGGTTTTCGAATTCGACCGTTGGGTGATGCACAGTTCGACTGGCTAAGGCTAAACCAGAAGAGGGTCCAAAACCCCTCAAGGAAAATTGGGGGCAACCAAGTCATTGGATTTGTGCACATTGAGTCCGAAGAGAGGTCGGGGCTAGTGGAGAAAAGTGCCCGGGACGGCCTTAAAGAAAACGCCGCCTACGAGCGGTTGATCGACGTAACTACCAAAGTCATTGAAGAGCTGGAAACCCGAAGGTTTGCCCTTCGGAGATCACTTGATCTAGGCAAGCCAAAGTCCCGTGTGGAAAAGCAAATTCAGCAGTTGTTCTCAGACGACCACATTCGCGCAGACGTGGTTAAGAGGCTCGAGCTCGCGGGCATAGGTGAGGGTGTTACCAAAGAAATATCTGACATCCTCGCAAGAGACATGGCGGCGAAGAACAAGGCGGCTGAGAGTATAAGGCAAACGGTTGCAGTCTATCAGGGTCAGGCTACTCTTGGGAAAATTGTGAACGTTGTCCTGCATGAAGGACGGCGGCCACTTAACTTTTTTAAGAACCAAGTTCCCAACCTTGAGTATTGGGCAGGCATATTTAGCGATAATCCAACGCCGGAAAATCTAGAGCAGGTTCTGCCAATCGCAAAAGAGCTCGGACACAACGCAGAGGTGTTTACCCAGCTGTTTGAAAGACTTGACCCGCTGGCGGCAGGCAAGCGAGCGGAAGCTCGTCCATTCAATATGTCGGAAGTTCTGAACGGCTCTCTGCAAGTGTTCAAGAACTCTTTGGCTGAACTCGGAGTTGATGCTGACGTTGTAGGGCCGGTTGATTTTGAGCTATTGGGTTGGAAACAGGACTTCTACGCGATTTTCACCAATTTGATCGATAACAGCGTCTACTGGTTTTCGGAAAAAGGTACGAAGGTTCCATCGATCACGATCCGTTTTGAGATTTCTGAGAGCTCACTCATTTTCATTGACTATCGAGATAATGGTCCAGGGATTGACAAGTCCCTCATCGAGTCAGAGGTGATTTTCGACCCCGAATTTTCAACCAAACGAGATGGTACTGGTTTGGGGCTTGCGATTGCGGGCGAAGCGGCGTCGAGAAATGGCCTTGAGTTGAATGTTTTGGAGTCCGATCAAGGTGCGTATTTTAGACTGCAACCCGAAAACGGAGAGTAG
- a CDS encoding response regulator — MTIKLLLVEDDEGDRQGFVQSVARFNHENGTEFEVVPFGTLSETLNALDSSFDCAVIDMKLGDAGGEGNEVLKALGEANVRMPIVILTGTPGEANDAFVHIEVLKKGEADHLAILEDFRQVHASGLTRVMGGRGLLEQSLSQVFKSNLLSQKETWKRYGQQDPEKSEKALMRHVMNHLIQLVDLDEESCVPEEFYIFPPIGDSKRTGTVLKTKEGGSYFAVMNPLCDLTVRPNGEFKARHISFCKISSLDECAAHEAKSKENVRKELEKNKRNCYHFLPGTAFFQGGFMDFESLMSVGKEEVQDLFEEPLLQISPVFMKDVVSRFSSFYGRQGQPTLTVAEE, encoded by the coding sequence TTGACCATTAAGCTGTTGTTGGTGGAAGATGATGAAGGCGACCGTCAAGGCTTCGTGCAAAGTGTTGCTCGTTTCAACCACGAGAACGGAACCGAATTTGAGGTCGTTCCTTTTGGCACATTGAGCGAAACTCTGAATGCTTTGGATAGCAGTTTTGACTGCGCTGTTATTGATATGAAGCTTGGAGATGCAGGCGGCGAAGGCAATGAGGTTCTTAAGGCATTGGGCGAGGCGAATGTCCGAATGCCAATTGTAATCTTGACCGGCACACCCGGCGAAGCCAATGACGCATTTGTTCATATTGAGGTGCTGAAGAAGGGCGAAGCAGATCATCTCGCGATCCTTGAGGACTTTCGTCAGGTGCATGCCTCGGGGCTGACTAGGGTAATGGGCGGGCGTGGGCTGCTTGAGCAGTCGCTTAGCCAGGTGTTCAAGTCCAATCTCCTAAGCCAGAAGGAGACTTGGAAGAGGTATGGCCAACAAGATCCCGAAAAGTCCGAAAAGGCGTTGATGCGCCACGTCATGAATCATCTGATACAGTTAGTCGATCTTGATGAAGAAAGCTGCGTTCCGGAAGAGTTCTACATTTTTCCTCCCATAGGAGACTCAAAGAGAACCGGCACAGTCCTGAAAACCAAGGAAGGCGGATCGTATTTTGCGGTGATGAATCCGCTTTGCGATTTAACGGTCCGACCAAATGGAGAATTTAAGGCACGGCATATCTCATTCTGCAAGATTTCATCTCTTGATGAATGCGCAGCACACGAGGCCAAGAGCAAGGAAAATGTCAGGAAGGAGTTGGAGAAAAACAAGCGGAACTGCTATCATTTCCTACCAGGTACAGCCTTCTTTCAAGGAGGCTTCATGGATTTTGAATCTTTGATGTCTGTGGGGAAAGAAGAAGTTCAAGATCTGTTCGAAGAGCCGCTTCTTCAAATATCGCCTGTGTTTATGAAGGACGTCGTATCGCGGTTTTCTTCGTTCTATGGCAGACAAGGGCAGCCCACCCTCACCGTTGCCGAAGAGTGA
- a CDS encoding very short patch repair endonuclease, which produces MIKPRQAVVDFSSVSAARSRNMSRIGAKDTKPEMIVRRMLHSMGYRYRLHAPELPGKPDIVFRPRKKAIFVHGCFWHRHLGCPKATTPKTRQEFWQEKFKNNMRRDREVTQKIAEMGWSYLIVWECETKDAKLLTRKLCTFLADDKGI; this is translated from the coding sequence GTGATCAAGCCGCGCCAAGCTGTCGTTGATTTTAGCTCCGTGTCAGCGGCACGTTCACGCAATATGTCTCGAATTGGCGCAAAGGATACTAAGCCAGAAATGATAGTCAGGCGAATGCTGCACTCGATGGGCTACCGCTATCGACTGCATGCGCCAGAGTTGCCAGGCAAGCCAGACATCGTATTTCGCCCTCGTAAGAAGGCCATTTTCGTTCATGGCTGCTTCTGGCATCGACATCTAGGATGCCCGAAGGCAACAACGCCAAAGACAAGGCAGGAATTTTGGCAAGAGAAGTTTAAGAACAATATGCGACGCGACCGCGAGGTGACGCAGAAAATTGCAGAAATGGGCTGGTCCTATTTGATTGTTTGGGAATGCGAAACCAAAGACGCAAAACTTCTTACGCGGAAATTATGTACATTTCTAGCAGATGACAAAGGGATTTAA
- a CDS encoding HAD family hydrolase, with protein MSKPIPESVSRYEAVCFDLFGTLVEVSDQRGVWRDVLALVPCEKRRQFGHRILRENRSMKNLVSELYPPEDTSRWKTIADNTAAEARSTQMRAGMSCIWSKLQRNGQKLGICSNLSQDYGPPAIEQLPTLPDVRALSYELGCAKPDPEIYQYVVDSFGYRPEQVLFVGDTPKTGILGPRRLGIDAMHIREFEKLFSVPG; from the coding sequence ATGAGCAAACCAATCCCTGAATCTGTTTCGCGCTACGAAGCCGTTTGTTTCGATCTCTTTGGAACGCTGGTAGAAGTTTCTGATCAGCGTGGCGTTTGGCGGGATGTTCTTGCACTCGTTCCGTGCGAGAAGCGAAGACAGTTCGGGCATCGGATACTGCGAGAGAACCGCTCGATGAAGAACCTTGTCTCAGAACTATATCCTCCTGAAGATACAAGTCGTTGGAAAACCATTGCTGACAACACCGCAGCCGAGGCGCGTTCAACCCAGATGCGCGCTGGCATGTCTTGCATCTGGAGCAAGTTGCAGAGGAACGGACAAAAACTCGGCATCTGCTCCAATCTGTCTCAAGACTATGGTCCACCGGCCATCGAGCAGCTGCCGACACTACCAGATGTCCGCGCGCTTTCTTATGAGCTGGGTTGCGCGAAACCCGATCCTGAAATCTATCAGTACGTCGTCGATAGCTTTGGATACCGACCTGAGCAGGTTCTCTTTGTTGGGGATACACCAAAAACGGGTATCCTCGGGCCGCGCCGACTAGGCATTGACGCTATGCATATCAGAGAGTTTGAGAAGTTGTTTTCAGTGCCGGGCTAG
- a CDS encoding helix-turn-helix domain-containing protein yields MRQPTAADLRKHERVKFQLRLVGSSLAEVSRRIGVTQGAVCMVSIGRKRSKNIEAAIAAELGQSPEELWPKRYPERSTAAT; encoded by the coding sequence ATGCGCCAGCCAACAGCCGCAGACCTCCGCAAACATGAACGTGTGAAATTTCAACTACGACTCGTCGGTAGTTCGTTGGCTGAAGTCAGTCGGAGGATCGGCGTCACGCAAGGGGCCGTCTGCATGGTCTCGATCGGTCGCAAACGCTCCAAGAACATTGAGGCGGCAATCGCGGCTGAACTTGGCCAAAGTCCAGAAGAGCTTTGGCCGAAACGATACCCTGAAAGGAGCACCGCAGCGACATAG
- a CDS encoding calcium-binding protein, translated as MENYYHAQGDGSYTIEDEFGLSSVSDRLVFTDVNASDVTFGRGSGDDLVITLPNSEAVTIRNHFEWGNNFDMELIQFADGTVLNAQAIRDRTVADQKASGTVVGSRGQETFYHTEGDGSYTITDYGNSSSIDDRLVFTDLNADQVFFSHGAGNDLVITTYTGETITVTNHFANGGNYDIEEFEFADGSVVTSVVVTNGVMVSVSSGTDIIDGSNTDSNGDVVDGSGQVLAGFGGNDRIYDGSGDDTVLGGDGNDWFYAGAGADSYDGGAGSDQMWFSTATSGLTIDMTDPAVSTGIAAGDTFTNIGTLRGSDYDDVIYLADSVYGYGEDGNDTIYDGGARESLYGGAGQDVFVMGAGDGQKDWINDFTRGDDLIDISAWGVSDYADLTVTTVATSNPDKVHVEIAYGGESLRLFNYDAADAGNISASDFVLATVPATVPDLFGTASGETIDSTFVDANGTALSQLGQVIYAGDGNDNIRDGAGDDTVYGEGGRDTFYAGDGADHYDGGADKDTVRYRDIGQGLTIDMTNAAGSTGVAAGDTFAGIEKLQGTNHDDVIYLADNVDGEGWGGDDIIHDSTNAESMNGGAGADTFVFMAGDGHRDQITGFEEGIDQIDISAWGASDISDLTITVNPLSDGTHAHVDISYNGEEVRLHKMSLADANNIDAGEFIFV; from the coding sequence ATGGAGAATTACTACCACGCTCAGGGCGACGGCTCTTACACCATCGAGGATGAGTTCGGCCTCTCTTCGGTCAGTGATCGGCTGGTGTTTACGGATGTAAATGCATCGGATGTCACATTCGGACGGGGGTCCGGGGATGACCTTGTCATTACCCTACCCAACAGCGAAGCCGTGACCATTCGCAACCACTTCGAGTGGGGCAATAATTTCGACATGGAGTTGATTCAGTTTGCCGATGGCACGGTCCTGAACGCCCAAGCCATTCGGGATCGAACAGTCGCGGACCAAAAGGCGTCTGGGACGGTCGTTGGGTCAAGAGGTCAAGAGACGTTCTACCATACAGAAGGGGACGGATCTTATACGATCACCGACTATGGCAACAGCTCGAGCATCGATGACCGACTGGTCTTCACAGACCTGAATGCTGATCAAGTGTTCTTCTCGCATGGCGCGGGCAATGACTTGGTGATCACCACCTATACCGGAGAGACGATCACTGTTACCAATCACTTCGCCAATGGCGGCAACTACGATATTGAAGAGTTCGAGTTCGCCGATGGCTCGGTGGTCACCAGTGTGGTGGTTACCAATGGTGTGATGGTCAGCGTCTCCTCCGGCACGGATATCATTGATGGCAGCAACACAGACAGCAATGGCGATGTTGTTGACGGGTCAGGTCAGGTCCTAGCTGGCTTTGGCGGCAATGACCGTATTTATGACGGGTCTGGCGACGACACGGTTCTTGGTGGGGACGGCAATGACTGGTTCTATGCAGGTGCTGGTGCGGACAGCTATGATGGTGGGGCTGGTAGTGACCAGATGTGGTTCTCGACCGCGACCTCAGGTCTGACGATCGACATGACCGACCCTGCTGTCAGCACCGGGATTGCGGCGGGGGATACGTTCACCAATATCGGCACGTTGCGCGGCAGTGACTATGATGATGTGATCTATCTGGCCGATAGCGTTTATGGTTATGGCGAGGATGGCAATGACACGATCTATGACGGCGGGGCTCGGGAGTCGCTTTATGGCGGTGCTGGCCAGGATGTCTTTGTCATGGGCGCGGGCGATGGCCAGAAGGACTGGATCAATGACTTCACGCGCGGCGATGACCTGATCGATATCTCGGCCTGGGGCGTCTCGGATTACGCGGATCTGACGGTCACAACCGTGGCCACATCGAACCCCGACAAGGTCCATGTCGAGATCGCTTATGGCGGCGAAAGCCTGCGCCTCTTCAACTATGACGCGGCGGATGCGGGCAATATCTCAGCTTCGGATTTTGTCCTCGCCACGGTGCCTGCCACGGTGCCGGACCTCTTTGGCACGGCCAGCGGAGAGACCATCGACAGCACATTTGTCGATGCCAACGGCACCGCGCTCTCGCAGCTGGGTCAGGTGATTTATGCCGGTGACGGCAACGATAATATCCGCGATGGCGCAGGTGATGACACGGTCTATGGCGAGGGCGGGCGCGACACGTTTTATGCCGGCGACGGGGCCGATCACTACGATGGTGGAGCCGACAAAGACACCGTGCGCTACCGCGATATCGGCCAGGGTCTGACCATCGACATGACCAATGCGGCGGGCAGCACCGGCGTGGCGGCGGGTGATACTTTCGCAGGTATCGAGAAGCTGCAGGGCACCAATCATGACGACGTGATCTACCTAGCTGACAATGTCGATGGCGAGGGCTGGGGTGGTGACGATATCATCCATGACAGCACCAATGCCGAGAGCATGAATGGCGGCGCAGGTGCCGATACCTTCGTGTTCATGGCCGGTGATGGCCATCGCGACCAGATCACCGGGTTTGAGGAAGGCATCGACCAGATCGACATCTCCGCCTGGGGAGCCAGCGATATCTCTGACCTGACGATCACGGTCAATCCGTTGTCGGATGGCACGCATGCCCATGTCGATATCAGCTATAACGGCGAAGAGGTTCGCCTGCATAAGATGAGCCTGGCTGATGCGAACAACATCGACGCAGGCGAATTTATATTCGTGTGA
- a CDS encoding type II toxin-antitoxin system HicB family antitoxin: protein MTNTMTYKGYSARIEYDDEDGIFTGRLAGISDGVGFHADTVEALRDAFQEAVEDYIETCAKVGKEPQKAFSGQVMFRVDPEVHRKAALAAELSGKSLNQWAEEVLDRATG, encoded by the coding sequence ATGACCAATACCATGACCTACAAAGGCTACTCGGCCCGTATTGAGTATGATGATGAAGACGGCATCTTCACAGGGCGTCTCGCCGGTATCAGCGATGGTGTCGGTTTTCATGCTGATACAGTCGAAGCCTTGCGGGATGCCTTTCAAGAGGCGGTCGAAGACTACATTGAAACCTGCGCAAAAGTCGGCAAAGAGCCGCAAAAGGCTTTTTCTGGTCAAGTTATGTTCCGCGTCGATCCAGAAGTTCACCGTAAGGCGGCGCTTGCAGCCGAACTGTCAGGTAAGAGTCTGAATCAATGGGCCGAAGAGGTTCTGGATCGCGCGACAGGGTAA
- a CDS encoding type II toxin-antitoxin system HicA family toxin has product MNSKHRKTLAVVFTDPVSGTIEWVTVERLLIAAGAQVVEGRGSRVRFEKDGEVETFHRPHPAKEAKRYQVRAARAFLERIGVTP; this is encoded by the coding sequence ATGAACAGCAAACACCGCAAGACTCTGGCCGTTGTCTTTACAGACCCTGTGTCAGGAACAATCGAATGGGTAACAGTCGAGCGTCTGCTTATCGCCGCTGGCGCACAGGTGGTCGAAGGACGCGGCTCACGAGTGCGGTTCGAAAAGGATGGCGAAGTTGAGACGTTTCATCGTCCACACCCCGCCAAAGAAGCCAAACGCTATCAGGTGCGCGCCGCCCGCGCATTCTTGGAACGGATCGGAGTGACGCCATGA